One genomic region from Epinephelus fuscoguttatus linkage group LG8, E.fuscoguttatus.final_Chr_v1 encodes:
- the id4 gene encoding DNA-binding protein inhibitor ID-4 — MKAVTPVHPQDSSSSSSQLSLHYLSKQSLNIARCRMEEEDLFCLQYDMNDCYSRLKRLVPTIPQDKKVSKVEILQHVIDYILDLQLALETHPSLHKQQPQRTGTCPPPASNPSRTPLTVLNIDHHQRTSIVKKPEDSILCR; from the exons ATGAAGGCTGTTACTCCAGTCCACCCCCAGGactcctcctccagcagcagccagcTCTCCCTGCACTATCTGTCGAAGCAGAGCCTCAACATCGCCCGGTGCAGGATGGAAGAGGAGGACCTGTTCTGCCTGCAGTACGACATGAACGACTGCTACAGCCGGCTGAAGCGCCTGGTGCCCACCATTCCACAGGATAAGAAAGTCAGCAAAGTGGAGATCCTCCAGCATGTCATAGACTACATCCTGGACCTGCAGCTGGCCCTGGAGACGCACCCTTCTCTCCATAAACAACAGCCACAGCGGACCGGGACCTGCCCTCCCCCAGCCTCCAATCCCAGCCGGACACCGCTGACGGTGCTCAACATTGATCACCACCAG aggacgtCAATAGTCAAAAAGCCGGAGGACTCTATTTTATGCCGCTGA